A segment of the Cotesia glomerata isolate CgM1 linkage group LG2, MPM_Cglom_v2.3, whole genome shotgun sequence genome:
AGAAGACTTTTCTTTAGATAACCAGACAGCATTACCCAGAGATTTACCAAACTTTTTGCCACCTTCAGACGTAATTAGCGGCATTGTAAGCCCGAAAACAGTTTTCTTAGTTGCTTTACTAATCAAATCGTGTCCGGACATAATATTGCCCATTTGATCATTACCACCGACTTGGAAATAACACTTGTACTTATTAAACAAAACCAGCCAATCGTATGCTTGAAATAAAGCGTACGAAAATTCAGTGAAGCTCATTCCAGTCTCAGAATTCAATCTTTCTTGGACTGACGTCCTTCCCATCATTGTACCCATCCTAAAATACTTTCCAATCCCACGGATAAAGTCAATGAGATTTACATTTTTGTACCagtctaaattatttaataaaataacaggCTTCACAGGATTACGAAAATCTTTGCAGAAATATTGttcatgatttttaaatatcgtctgaatattttttttaatcgattcTACATTTTCTGccagaatttttgaatttatttcgtcTCTTTCCGACGCTCGATGACTCGGGTCTCCAATTAGCCCCGTTGCGCCACCCAGTACGGCTATGGTTTGATGACCAGCTCGCTGCCAGTGAAGTAAGTTCATCAAAACCAACAAATTACCTACATGAAGACTGTCTGCTGTGGGATCAAATCCTGAGTAAACACATTGCGGTTCTCTCATTAAGAGACTTTTAATTTCAGGTCtgcaaaaatatatgaaatttgTCAGATAAtacttaaaagtaatttaataatatttatttatttagaaaacgCCAATCGGTAATATACATTCATGGAATTacaatataaagaaaatatataatttataattgcgaaagaagcgaaaaaaataacaatttcacattttaaagatttgcaaaaatatatgaaaatgaagttagccgacatttcaaaatttttagaaattttttattgaaaaaatttcaattaaacaattaaaaaaaaattgtcacatgtaaaaaacttaaaaaactttaagtgcaatttttttagaaatatctttttaattgtaatttaattaataaaaagaatcaaaaatttttacacgtCTTCTAACTTTAgtgtcataaaaatattacagtttatcCAGTGAGATTTATCAGGATTCTAAGGAGagacaattaatttatttaaattgattagtCTGATTAATTAGACCCCAAAAAGAGCTTCTTGGCCATGTTTATgtttatgtatttaataatgatttatgatataataaaaacaactTACGCGCTTGTTGCTGGGAACAAGTCTTGATACATTCCCCTGTCATTGAGAACAAGGATGTTTCTGTTGGAATAAAATCTTTCATTTCTCAGGATTAACTTTCTGGTTGAGtataaccttaaaatttttttggtattcaTTGCGGTGCAAtaattatcaatcactgtcaattaaaaaaaaaaataataaattatttagtacaGTGATTAACttggtaattattttgaaggcactgtcaattaaaaataatttacaaataccTGTACAAAAGTACTTTTTTTCAACCTCTCGGagcttatttttaaataattatattttttcatatagaACTAGAcacagtaaaataattaagagtTTTAATGCATCGTGACAGTTATTAATAAGTCATTGAATTAGTTTGTAACAAATATAATgtcacaataata
Coding sequences within it:
- the LOC123275506 gene encoding tyrosine--tRNA ligase, mitochondrial translates to MNTKKILRLYSTRKLILRNERFYSNRNILVLNDRGMYQDLFPATSAPEIKSLLMREPQCVYSGFDPTADSLHVGNLLVLMNLLHWQRAGHQTIAVLGGATGLIGDPSHRASERDEINSKILAENVESIKKNIQTIFKNHEQYFCKDFRNPVKPVILLNNLDWYKNVNLIDFIRGIGKYFRMGTMMGRTSVQERLNSETGMSFTEFSYALFQAYDWLVLFNKYKCYFQVGGNDQMGNIMSGHDLISKATKKTVFGLTMPLITSEGGKKFGKSLGNAVWLSKEKSSPFTFYQFFIRTTDADVEKYLKLFTFLPISEINSIMDSHRKSPSKRDAQRILAEQVTLLVHGQKGLDEAVRASLILYDTSIEALSKLDVDDLMNAFVGAKISELYHEQGLTSYGLAMKIKCFKSEHDASRIIPAGGFYINHSKVTNINEVITPGIHILPNNLTLVRVGKKSYHVVKWLS